AATAAGATGCAATTTTTATATGTTTTTGCGTGCACTCTTCTTGTTTGATGAACAGCCAATGACCGTTGGGGAAATCACGGAACTGAGTACCAACGTCACTTTGTACATGGAGAAGATACCGCGCATACAGGTGCGATGGCAGGACAACCTGCCCGAAGGTGAGTTAATCCCTTCATCCGGATGATGTTCCAGTCCTGCAATTCCGCGCTGTCTTTTGCAGGCACTTCCTACAATGTCCTTGTCAGTGCCGTGAACAACACACGCTGTCCGGACGCCCCGTGCAGCGAGTACGGCATCAAGGAGAAGCCATCGAGCTATGTCTACCTGCCGCTCAACCCCAATCTGAATGTGGAGTCGGTCGACTGCAACTACATGTTCGGCTGTCAGTATAAGGTCACCGTGGAGACCTCTAATGCCCTGGTCCGGAGATCCACTCGCATCTTTATTCCACGTGCGTCTGACACAGCAATTGATTTTagtgaaaattgattttagTGAGGAGCTatgtaatttttgtttttttatccCGTAGAATGCGTGTCCGGAAAGTGCTCCTGTCAGCTGGTGCCAACGCCACCCAAGGTCCTGATTGCTGCCAAAATGTTGACCAACGACACCATTAGCATCAGTTTTTCAATCCAGGCCAGTGAGCAGTTGCGTAAGGAGCAGGCCAGTCACCTGCACGAGACGCTTCGTCTCTACAAAATGCAATTAAAGTGAGTAGCGGTGACTTGGCATGGCAACGGTTGTGTGTCCTTCGCCAGTTTATCAATTGCACGCTTAACAGGAACTGTTATGTTAATTAGTTTTCGCCCTACTGGATAGGAGAGAGACTATTAATTAGATTATGTTGAGCTACTGAGCTTTCCCAGACGCGGGGGGTCCGTTCAAGACTTTGTCGGATAGAATATCTATTCTAAGAGGATATTCAAGAAGCGAGTGATAGGTCCGTGCTCTAATGAAAGCGAGACCACGACAGATCGATTGCCGAAGAAAGAAAAATGATGCAAATATATTAAGGTGGTCCACTCGCTCTCTTTCGGGTCGTATCAGCTTTACTGAGAGCGCTTTAACGCCATGTTcgatgagagagagaaaagaaCACAGTTTGCTGTTGTGCTGAGAAGATAAGACCCGAATAGAGAGCGCGCTGCGGGAGTGAACCACCTTTATATAACTGCATCATGTGCTatatgtagattacaatgTGGTTCAATTTCATTCAAAGCCAAAGCAGGCATCTTTAAAATGGGCAGTGTCTGGCTCTAAAATTAAATTCAAGAGCATACAAATAACTCTTTTTCTAAAGAAAAAGTTAAGAGACACTCGATATGGTAATTGTAAGAGGGCAACTAATTCTCGACTCTCAGCACGTCTACATGCTCGTCCTGTCCTGCCAGCACCAGCATCATCTGTTGTTAGTTCTAAAGTTCCTTCAATTTCCATGATTGCATGGCCACCCTGCAGCAGTTTGCTAATATGGCCAAGAAAGCTGAGTTTACTCATCCAAGAGCTTTGCAAGTAGTTTCAAGAGCTTAACTACTGCAAAGGATGTTACGATTCAAAGACTCGTGGAGAAGAGGATACTCGTACCCCAAATATGCATGCATTTTTTCGTTGCAGAATAAACGAAGAAATGAATCCTTCATTGCCCTGGGGAGGAGTACTAAAAAATCTCCTGATTCGAGCCTATAATCTGAGCGAGCTAAACTTCAAGCCCACACCGAGGGGTTTCGAGGGTAACATGAGGCTGCCGCTTGGCACACAGCTGAAGGAAAAGGCCTCCCTAAATCTGCAGGCCGTCATCATGGATACGTCTGGCTGTGAGGGGCCTCGCAGTGTAACCAAGGTACCAGGTAGGAGCAGTCCACAGTACCAAAATGCTAACATGAAACAAAACAACATTATTTGACTTTACAGTGCCAGCCAATCCCATAGTGCTCTCGGACGAGGATAATGTGGTAAGCAGACACATGGGAGAGACGAGACTCGAAAAAGGAAATATTGTGATATGCGTTTGTCCATTGTTGTACTCGTAGAGCAACTCCATTATCATTATGAGCGCTATGCTTATTGCTGTTATCCTGGCCGGCCTCTACCTGCTGATGGTGCGCCGCCGACGGGCCCGGACCAAGGCCAAGCTGCAGAAGGAGGAGATCTATATGAAAACCTTCGCTACCTCCGCTATCGAGTAAGTGATACGATTTTGAGTCCTGATCGATTCCCATGCTAAGTCCCATGCCTATTCCCTACTCCGTATCCATTCCAGAATGGAGGACAACATCAACTACGTGGACAAGTATGTGGAGGTGAGAGCTAGAACCATTCTCTCCCGTTTTGTTAAGCTTCTTACCGCTAACGTTCCATTCGGTTGTCCACTCCCATTCAGCAGTCGCAGGCCCAGGGTCTGGCCGACATATTCGAGGTGCCACACACGGCCATCCACATGGGACGCTTGCTGGGAGAGGGTGCATTCGGACGCGTTCACGAGGCGACGGCCATCAACCTGCGTCGCATGCGGGGCACAACCATTGTGGCTGTGAAGCAGCTGAAACGTGAGTGTTTGCCGTCACTATTTGCAGCATTAAGAGCCATGGGTTAAGCTCTCGTAAATCTCTTCTATATAGCGAATCCCACTGCCGACGAGGTGGCCGAATTTCTGGCCGAAATTGAAATGCTCAAGGGTGTTGGCACACATCACAATGTGGTCTGCTTTCTGGGCTGCTCCACAATCAAGGCGCCCTACCTCATGATTATGGAGTATGTGGGACGGGGCAATTTGGTAACTATAGAAATCCATTTAATCAACTGCTCTCTCCTTAAATTGTACGAGTACTTCCAAAATGCTTCCTCAGCTGAGCTATTTGCGAACGGTGCGGCAGGAGGCAGGTAAACTGAAGCTCCGCAATGCCAATTACACCAGCTGCAAGCCCATCATGGCCAGAACGGTTAGTGGGGCCCCCTCCACCTCTGCAGGGGGTCTGCCCAAGTCTAACCAGAGCGTTAACTATATCGAATTGAAGGCATCCAGCCAAAGCATAGAGCTCCAATGCTCCGAGGACTCCTCCACTGGTCCTCCGAATAGTCTGGCACCGGCTCGAGGCCGGGAGATAATTCCCTCGTTCGCCGAAAGTAAGTTAAAGATATTAAGGCAATTTGTGGTCAAGGAGACAGGAGTTAGCTCATTGTTCTTTTGTGCATTTTAAGCCACCTATACCATTGTGGAGGACGAGGAGCCCTTTGAGTACATCCTCGACAACAGAGAGTTGCACAACTTTGCCTTGCAGATAGCAAACGGCATGCGATTCCTCGAAGAGCAAGAGATTACGCATCGGTAAGAGTGGGCGGGGGAGCATAGAGGATTACGACTAAGCTAGGCTCGGGCTTAATTATTTTTAACTTTACAGAGACCTGGCTGCTCGCAATGTGCTAATTGACAATAACAAGACCTTGAAAATTTCCGATTTCGGCCTGTCCAGGCATGGCATCTACACAAACACAAAGACGCGAAAGGTGAGTCCGAGTTCCCCCAGAAGTTCAGTATTTTCCAGGAAACTCTCACACCATTATACGGATTTGACTCTCCCCCTAGCTGCCCCTGCGCTGGCTCTCCATCGAGGCCATTCGGGACAATGTCTACTCGAGCAAGAGCGACGTCTGGGCGTACGGGGTGGTGCTGTGGGAGATTGGCACGCTGGGCGCCTCGCCGTATCCGACGACAAGCAACAGCGAGCTGATACCCTTCCTGCTGGCAGGAAACCGCCTGCAGCGGCCGGACATCTGCACACCGCAGGTGTACACCATCATGCTGCAGTGCTGGCTGGAGGAGCCCGAGGAGCGGCCCACATTCGATGCCCTGTACAGGGTGTTGAGCCCAAAGACCACGTATGTGGACATTAATAGTCTGAGTGATGATTACGTATTTCCGCCGATTAAAGAGAATAGGGATTAGAATAGTCTTTAAGTCCTTGCTAGTTAGTGTTAAGTCAGTTTTATcgtatactcgtacataccTCTTAAATTAATTGTGAATGTGAAACGCTTTTCTTATAAATGGTATTTTATAATAGTTATAAACACCTCTGGCTTCTCTTCTTGTGCCAAAAAAGTGGCGAAAACAAATTCTAGGAATAAGAAAACTTCGCACGCAATTTTCCAACTGCCCCCGCATAGTTTTTAGCTCGAAGAACTTCTGTAAATAGTTAGATTAgctaattaattaattattataattatataataataaataatatatatataattataattaattaatGTAATTTCGATGTGCTGTGAGTTTTCAAAAAAAGGAGATACATTTAGATACAACCCTAAAATCATTGTACAATTTAATCAATAGTCTTTCCTTTACTTTGTGTTCATGCATAGTTTCCAAAGTATTattaaacaaaaagaaaaaacacaaATGAATTTCTCTTACTTCGAATGTAAAATCACCTTTTCTCAGTGTCTGATGCCATAGATTTCATTCCATTCGGCAAATCGTTGGCAATCCTCCGGCGAAACACTCTTGGAAATCACTTTCAGAGCCTTTTTAAAGTCCTCCATGGTTACGGCAGGCAACTGCAAATTATAAAAGTTCAATCTGTAATAGTTGTTGCAAGCCCCTGACAGAAGTATTACCTGATGCGGCTGTATAACCTCCATCTGGGAGTTGGTAAGCGAACGCAGCGGAGCCATTGATGCATAACGACACAGGCTGTCTACATCCGCCCCTGAGTAGCCATCAGTGAGCTCCGCCAGCTCATTGATCTCGGGCAAACTAAGACTGTGCTTCACTTGGGCGAGTATCTTTTCGATGATTTGTTGACGTGCCTCCTTTGTGGGCAGTGGGACATACAAGCGGCGCACAAAGCGTCGACGCACTGCCTCATCGAGCTCCTGTGGCCGATTAGTGGCTCCTATAACCAGAATCTGATGCTCATCGTTGGTGGCAGCACCATCCAAATGTATCAGGAACTCATTTTTCAGGCGCAACGTGCTCTCGTTCTCGTTGCCAGAACGCTTCGATAGAAGTGAGTCAACCTCATCGATAAAGATAATCTGGGAAGTGCAGTAAAGGTATTGGCATCGCCAAGAGGCTTTATCTTCCATTAACTTACGGATGGCTGAtgggcaacagccacagcaaacAAAGTCTTCACCAGCTTCTCGGCCTCGCCCACCCACTTGGAAGTAAGGGTGGAGGGATTGATGCTGAAGAACTTTGCCTTGGCCTGAGAGGCAATACTTTTGGCTATCAATGTCTTGCCGGTCCCAGGCGGACCAAACAACAGAACACCTCGTGGGGGACAGCGCACGCCAGTGAACAAATCGGGACGCCGCAGCGGCAGAATAATGGCTTCCAGGAATGTTGATTTGGCAGATTCCAAGCCGGCAATATCTTCCCAGGCTACAATTTAATTGAATATATCAATATTTGTGTACATATAATAGTGCGCATACGAAATACACTTACCCACATTCTTGAAGTTGTGCATGCTCTCCCCCATTATTTGCTCAACCATTTTAGCGTCAAGATGTGACAGCGAAGCCGGAATGTTGCCTGCACTGGAACTGCTGGGAGATTGGAATTAATACAAAACGTTTTGCAATGCGAAATGTGTTCTCACCCCTTGCTGCGGTTGTCATTTTGGCCCTGCCCTTGCCCTGTGGGCGGCACATAATTTGAATGAACCGTACGCCGTCCTCCGAGAGTCTTTTTCCTGTAATTCATGATATCGGATGGAGCGCTTACACCCTGTGGATTTTTTTTCTGCTTGGATTTCAACAGAAATGAAGGTTTGACAAATTTTTCGTTGATTAGCACGCACATACATAAGTACCTTTAAATCATCCAGCGATTGCTGTTCGCGGGCAGTACGAAAGCCAAACCAATTCGGATCGGACTCCTCAGCGGAAGCGGAAGCCGAAACGGTGCTGCAACTACGTGTATTGTTCAAATGCACCACTTTATTTGGATTAGTCGCTGTTTCCACAGATACCAGTCGTCCCGTTGCTGGGAAATGTGCGACTGAATTTCGCGACGCATTCTCACTAGTTCCACTAGGAGCTCGTAGTTTGTGCAAATCCCTCGAAGCCAATTCATTGTGCTGGCAACTTTCATAGGTGCCCCGGCAAGCAGGCTCAAATACGCTGGACGTGGGCATTCTAAACACCATTGAATTCCTGGAACCGCATCGCCGACTCCCCTTAATTATCTGCTGGCATCTCTCGACGCGCTGCTTAACGATTTCCTCAGAACTCCTGCCTGTTTCCAGTTTATCAAAATGCTCTTTGGTTACAGCATTATGGATCGCATCATTTAAGTGTCTGCAATTTGATAAAATGTTAATGCAAGGCCGTTTTTGTCTACAATATATGAGAATCTACCGCGTGGCTTGGGCCAGCAATATTTTTTGTGTGCGCCAGGCATTTTGTTTGCTCCTGGCAGTGGGTTCTTCTGCCTGCCAAATGGCTTCGTTCGCTGCATATATCTCGCCCCATTGTTCGGGTGCCTTGGCCATTGTATTTTTACAGTTTAAACAATTTTAAGACTACGGTAAGCAAAAACTCCTGGCAAAAGTCAGCTGTTTATCGTGTCATAGCAGTCAGCTTTGGTATGGCTACGATCGTAGCTATCGTCATCGATAAGCCCATATCGATATAGTATCGAGTATATTGGCGGGTTTGA
The sequence above is a segment of the Drosophila miranda strain MSH22 chromosome 4, D.miranda_PacBio2.1, whole genome shotgun sequence genome. Coding sequences within it:
- the LOC108162905 gene encoding vascular endothelial growth factor receptor 3 isoform X1; protein product: MLFTHTIGTSFIIQQWLLLVLICCSTTSATDLGVNSSTTTASDIGRNSSTATATTMATTSGIPRPDASQKASDVRSAEPGTRIRINPMTVGEITELSTNVTLYMEKIPRIQVRWQDNLPEGTSYNVLVSAVNNTRCPDAPCSEYGIKEKPSSYVYLPLNPNLNVESVDCNYMFGCQYKVTVETSNALVRRSTRIFIPQCVSGKCSCQLVPTPPKVLIAAKMLTNDTISISFSIQASEQLRKEQASHLHETLRLYKMQLKINEEMNPSLPWGGVLKNLLIRAYNLSELNFKPTPRGFEGNMRLPLGTQLKEKASLNLQAVIMDTSGCEGPRSVTKVPVPANPIVLSDEDNVSNSIIIMSAMLIAVILAGLYLLMVRRRRARTKAKLQKEEIYMKTFATSAIEMEDNINYVDKYVEQSQAQGLADIFEVPHTAIHMGRLLGEGAFGRVHEATAINLRRMRGTTIVAVKQLKPNPTADEVAEFLAEIEMLKGVGTHHNVVCFLGCSTIKAPYLMIMEYVGRGNLLSYLRTVRQEAGKLKLRNANYTSCKPIMARTVSGAPSTSAGGLPKSNQSVNYIELKASSQSIELQCSEDSSTGPPNSLAPARGREIIPSFAETTYTIVEDEEPFEYILDNRELHNFALQIANGMRFLEEQEITHRDLAARNVLIDNNKTLKISDFGLSRHGIYTNTKTRKLPLRWLSIEAIRDNVYSSKSDVWAYGVVLWEIGTLGASPYPTTSNSELIPFLLAGNRLQRPDICTPQVYTIMLQCWLEEPEERPTFDALYRVLSPKTTYVDINSLSDDYVFPPIKENRD
- the LOC108162905 gene encoding vascular endothelial growth factor receptor 3 isoform X2 — its product is MLFTHTIGTSFIIQQWLLLVLICCSTTSATDLGVNSSTTTASDIGRNSSTATATTMATTSGIPRPDASQKASDVRSAEPGTRIRINPMTVGEITELSTNVTLYMEKIPRIQVRWQDNLPEGTSYNVLVSAVNNTRCPDAPCSEYGIKEKPSSYVYLPLNPNLNVESVDCNYMFGCQYKVTVETSNALVRRSTRIFIPQCVSGKCSCQLVPTPPKVLIAAKMLTNDTISISFSIQASEQLRKEQASHLHETLRLYKMQLKINEEMNPSLPWGGVLKNLLIRAYNLSELNFKPTPRGFEGNMRLPLGTQLKEKASLNLQAVIMDTSGCEGPRSVTKVPVPANPIVLSDEDNVSNSIIIMSAMLIAVILAGLYLLMVRRRRARTKAKLQKEEIYMKTFATSAIEMEDNINYVDKYVESQAQGLADIFEVPHTAIHMGRLLGEGAFGRVHEATAINLRRMRGTTIVAVKQLKPNPTADEVAEFLAEIEMLKGVGTHHNVVCFLGCSTIKAPYLMIMEYVGRGNLLSYLRTVRQEAGKLKLRNANYTSCKPIMARTVSGAPSTSAGGLPKSNQSVNYIELKASSQSIELQCSEDSSTGPPNSLAPARGREIIPSFAETTYTIVEDEEPFEYILDNRELHNFALQIANGMRFLEEQEITHRDLAARNVLIDNNKTLKISDFGLSRHGIYTNTKTRKLPLRWLSIEAIRDNVYSSKSDVWAYGVVLWEIGTLGASPYPTTSNSELIPFLLAGNRLQRPDICTPQVYTIMLQCWLEEPEERPTFDALYRVLSPKTTYVDINSLSDDYVFPPIKENRD
- the LOC108162908 gene encoding fidgetin-like protein 1 isoform X3: MAKAPEQWGEIYAANEAIWQAEEPTARSKQNAWRTQKILLAQATRHLNDAIHNAVTKEHFDKLETGRSSEEIVKQRVERCQQIIKGSRRCGSRNSMVFRMPTSSVFEPACRGTYESCQHNELASRDLHKLRAPSGTSENASRNSVAHFPATGRLVSVETATNPNKVVHLNNTRSCSTVSASASAEESDPNWFGFRTAREQQSLDDLKQKKNPQGVSAPSDIMNYRKKTLGGRRTVHSNYVPPTGQGQGQNDNRSKGSSAGNIPASLSHLDAKMVEQIMGESMHNFKNVAWEDIAGLESAKSTFLEAIILPLRRPDLFTGVRCPPRGVLLFGPPGTGKTLIAKSIASQAKAKFFSINPSTLTSKWVGEAEKLVKTLFAVAVAHQPSIIFIDEVDSLLSKRSGNENESTLRLKNEFLIHLDGAATNDEHQILVIGATNRPQELDEAVRRRFVRRLYVPLPTKEARQQIIEKILAQVKHSLSLPEINELAELTDGYSGADVDSLCRYASMAPLRSLTNSQMEVIQPHQLPAVTMEDFKKALKVISKSVSPEDCQRFAEWNEIYGIRH
- the LOC108162908 gene encoding fidgetin-like protein 1 isoform X2, which translates into the protein MAKAPEQWGEIYAANEAIWQAEEPTARSKQNAWRTQKILLAQATRHLNDAIHNAVTKEHFDKLETGRSSEEIVKQRVERCQQIIKGSRRCGSRNSMVFRMPTSSVFEPACRGTYESCQHNELASRDLHKLRAPSGTSENASRNSVAHFPATGRLVSVETATNPNKVVHLNNTRSCSTVSASASAEESDPNWFGFRTAREQQSLDDLKKKNPQGVSAPSDIMNYRKKTLGGRRTVHSNYVPPTGQGQGQNDNRSKGSSSAGNIPASLSHLDAKMVEQIMGESMHNFKNVAWEDIAGLESAKSTFLEAIILPLRRPDLFTGVRCPPRGVLLFGPPGTGKTLIAKSIASQAKAKFFSINPSTLTSKWVGEAEKLVKTLFAVAVAHQPSIIFIDEVDSLLSKRSGNENESTLRLKNEFLIHLDGAATNDEHQILVIGATNRPQELDEAVRRRFVRRLYVPLPTKEARQQIIEKILAQVKHSLSLPEINELAELTDGYSGADVDSLCRYASMAPLRSLTNSQMEVIQPHQLPAVTMEDFKKALKVISKSVSPEDCQRFAEWNEIYGIRH
- the LOC108162908 gene encoding fidgetin-like protein 1 isoform X1, yielding MAKAPEQWGEIYAANEAIWQAEEPTARSKQNAWRTQKILLAQATRHLNDAIHNAVTKEHFDKLETGRSSEEIVKQRVERCQQIIKGSRRCGSRNSMVFRMPTSSVFEPACRGTYESCQHNELASRDLHKLRAPSGTSENASRNSVAHFPATGRLVSVETATNPNKVVHLNNTRSCSTVSASASAEESDPNWFGFRTAREQQSLDDLKQKKNPQGVSAPSDIMNYRKKTLGGRRTVHSNYVPPTGQGQGQNDNRSKGSSSAGNIPASLSHLDAKMVEQIMGESMHNFKNVAWEDIAGLESAKSTFLEAIILPLRRPDLFTGVRCPPRGVLLFGPPGTGKTLIAKSIASQAKAKFFSINPSTLTSKWVGEAEKLVKTLFAVAVAHQPSIIFIDEVDSLLSKRSGNENESTLRLKNEFLIHLDGAATNDEHQILVIGATNRPQELDEAVRRRFVRRLYVPLPTKEARQQIIEKILAQVKHSLSLPEINELAELTDGYSGADVDSLCRYASMAPLRSLTNSQMEVIQPHQLPAVTMEDFKKALKVISKSVSPEDCQRFAEWNEIYGIRH